One Engystomops pustulosus chromosome 7, aEngPut4.maternal, whole genome shotgun sequence DNA window includes the following coding sequences:
- the LOC140070008 gene encoding olfactory receptor 5V1-like: MENSNQTSSGRFYLLGLSNVFYLQGICFCVFLIMYLMTLSGNVLLIIVVKINSKLQTPMYFFLCNLSMIDICFSSTIVPKILINTLSKDRSISLVGCALQMYFHMTLGASECLLLAVMAYDRFAAICRPLHYQTIINKKMCILLASISWGVGFVNASIHVPLTFQLPFCKSHHVNHFFCEMPPFFQLSCKDTRPNEIAMNIAAQIIVLSAFLLTLISYIWIISSVFKIRSSQGRDKAFSTCASHLTVVSMYYGTLIFMYMKPRSANSPEVDKTVSLLYTAVTPMLNPIIYSMRNKDVKDTIKMKFCSL; this comes from the coding sequence ATGGAAAACTCAAATCAAACATCTTCAGGAAGATTTTACCTCCTCGGTCTGTCTAATGTCTTCTATCTTCAGGGCATCtgcttttgtgtgtttttgatCATGTATCTGATGACATTGTCTGGAAATGTTCTACTGATCATCGTGGTGAAGATCAACTCAAAGCTACagacccccatgtacttcttcttgTGTAATCTCTCTATGATTGACATCTGTTTCTCATCCACCATCGTCCCTAAAATTCTAATTAATACATTATCCAAGGACAGGAGTATTTCTCTGGTGGGATGTGCACTACAAATGTATTTCCATATGACTTTGGGAGCCTCAGAGTGCCTCCTTCTTGCTGTCATGGCCTATGATCGATTTGCTGCCATTTGTAGACCATTGCACTACCAAACCATCATTAATAAGAAGATGTGTATATTATTAGCCTCCATATCATGGGGTGTGGGCTTTGTGAATGCCAGCATTCATGTTCCACTAACGTTCCAATTACCTTTTTGCAAATCCCATCATGTCAACCACTTCTTCTGTGAGATGCCTCCATTTTTTCAACTGTCCTGCAAAGATACACGTCCAAATGAGATAGCCATGAACATTGCTGCCCAAATCATTGTCTTGTCTGCTTTCCTCTTGACATTGATTTCTTATATCTGGATCATCTCAAGCGTCTTCAAGATCCGATCTTCACAAGGAAGAGATAAAGCTTTCTCCACTTGTGCCTCCCACCTCACGGTAGTGTCTATGTACTATGGGACCCTTATCTTCATGTACATGAAACCTCGCTCCGCGAATTCACCTGAGGTAGACAAGACGGTGTCCCTTCTATATACAGCAGTAACACCAATGCTTAATCCCATCATCTACAGCATGAGGAACAAGGATGTTAAAGACACAATCAAAATGAAATTTTGTAGTCTCTGA